Proteins encoded by one window of Halomonas sp. SH5A2:
- a CDS encoding LacI family DNA-binding transcriptional regulator, producing MSKDTPPTVPTHTTKQRRNSDQVTLSQVAQAAGVSPITASRALNHPDKVSESARDRVLAAVEKLGYVPNLVAGSLASSRSQLIAVIVPSLINTVFVEVIQGLQETLEAEGYQILLGNTDYDLDREYQLVRTFLGWSCSALVTAGLRHNKACHTLLTNCGHPIMEVMELGKGMDLNVGLDHVAAGRCMANHLIDKGYRHIAYVGARLSQDYRASMRFEGHEAVLKGAGLNAPMVELDTLGSLQAGAEGLAQVLAQYPDTQAIHFANDDLAAGALLAAQRQGLNVPKDIAIAGFNGLPLGQHLTPQLTTILSPRKEMGRLAAKELIRRLSGKNVYRRQHDVGFKLQLGEST from the coding sequence ATGTCTAAAGACACGCCCCCCACAGTTCCAACCCACACGACCAAGCAGCGCCGAAACTCCGACCAAGTAACGCTAAGCCAAGTGGCACAGGCCGCCGGGGTCTCGCCCATCACGGCCTCACGGGCGTTGAATCATCCCGATAAAGTCAGTGAAAGCGCCCGGGATCGCGTTCTGGCGGCCGTAGAAAAACTCGGCTATGTACCCAATCTAGTGGCAGGCAGCCTTGCCTCATCCCGTTCGCAACTGATTGCGGTGATCGTGCCCTCTCTTATCAACACCGTGTTCGTGGAGGTTATCCAAGGTCTGCAAGAAACGTTAGAGGCCGAGGGATACCAGATACTGCTCGGTAACACCGATTACGACCTGGACCGCGAATATCAGTTAGTACGCACCTTTCTGGGCTGGTCGTGTTCGGCACTGGTCACTGCCGGACTGCGCCATAACAAAGCATGCCATACGCTGTTGACCAACTGTGGCCATCCCATTATGGAAGTGATGGAACTGGGCAAGGGAATGGACTTAAATGTCGGCTTGGATCACGTGGCCGCCGGCCGTTGCATGGCCAACCACCTGATCGACAAAGGCTACCGTCATATCGCCTATGTGGGTGCGAGATTGTCGCAGGATTATCGTGCCAGCATGCGCTTTGAAGGTCATGAAGCCGTGCTGAAGGGTGCCGGACTCAATGCCCCGATGGTGGAGTTGGACACACTGGGTAGCCTGCAGGCGGGCGCAGAAGGGCTGGCCCAAGTGTTAGCACAATACCCCGATACGCAAGCCATTCATTTCGCCAATGACGACCTGGCAGCAGGTGCCTTGCTTGCCGCCCAACGCCAAGGCCTTAACGTACCGAAAGATATCGCCATTGCCGGGTTTAACGGCCTGCCCCTTGGGCAACACTTGACGCCCCAACTCACCACGATTCTCTCGCCCAGAAAAGAGATGGGCCGTTTAGCGGCCAAAGAGCTAATCCGGCGCCTGAGCGGTAAAAATGTTTACCGCCGCCAGCATGATGTCGGGTTCAAACTTCAGTTGGGTGAGAGCACATAG
- a CDS encoding sensor domain-containing diguanylate cyclase, which produces MNLSTELRLKAIIDGTRAGTWEWNIRTGEVVFNERWATMLGFTLEEIQPLSIETWNQLCHPDDLKHSYELISQHLDNKIPFYECLCRVRCKDGRWCWIQDRGMLVKEADGTPTEWMMGTHIDVSTELESQQHFAHLAASVPGILFSFEMDSPDALRFTYVSERSHAYFGISCKAIEEDPDVFFDMVHPLDSNEIQATIQSCFESLSEASCQFRIVIDDAEQWFRAVARPIRDPFGKLVWHGMLINIDDQKQLENTLAHLSVTDELTGLFNRRYLTQALNDSMALYQRHQATFSLISFDVDHFKQINDCHGHLVGDKVLAKIAELMEQRLRTTDIVGRMGGEEFLVILPNTSEKQASQIAENLRQIVNQAAFLSEDDTPFIVAISGGVLEMSEDIASVEELLRRSDRLLYEAKERGRNMVLDEKTASKEWVFTTR; this is translated from the coding sequence GTGAACCTCTCAACCGAATTGCGTTTGAAGGCCATTATAGACGGCACAAGAGCTGGTACCTGGGAATGGAATATCAGAACCGGGGAAGTGGTTTTCAATGAACGTTGGGCGACCATGCTGGGCTTCACCTTGGAAGAGATTCAACCGCTTTCGATCGAAACCTGGAACCAGCTTTGCCACCCCGACGACTTAAAGCACTCTTACGAATTGATCAGCCAGCACCTGGATAACAAAATCCCTTTCTATGAATGTCTTTGCCGAGTTCGATGCAAGGACGGCCGCTGGTGCTGGATTCAAGACCGCGGCATGCTGGTAAAAGAGGCAGACGGCACCCCCACAGAATGGATGATGGGCACCCATATCGACGTTTCCACCGAGCTGGAATCTCAACAACACTTCGCCCATCTCGCGGCCTCAGTGCCGGGAATACTCTTCTCGTTTGAAATGGACTCGCCGGACGCCCTACGTTTCACCTACGTCAGTGAACGTTCCCACGCCTACTTTGGCATTAGTTGCAAAGCCATTGAGGAAGATCCCGATGTCTTCTTCGATATGGTTCATCCGCTCGACTCGAATGAGATCCAAGCGACCATTCAGAGCTGTTTCGAGTCTTTATCGGAAGCGTCCTGCCAATTCCGAATAGTAATAGATGACGCCGAACAATGGTTCCGGGCGGTGGCGCGGCCAATCCGAGACCCCTTCGGCAAGCTGGTCTGGCATGGCATGTTGATAAATATTGATGACCAGAAACAATTGGAAAATACACTGGCTCACTTGTCCGTTACGGATGAATTGACGGGGTTGTTTAATCGGCGCTACCTGACCCAAGCTCTCAACGACTCCATGGCGCTTTACCAGCGGCATCAGGCGACTTTTTCACTGATCAGCTTTGACGTCGATCATTTTAAGCAAATCAATGATTGTCACGGCCATTTGGTGGGCGACAAGGTACTAGCCAAAATAGCCGAGCTGATGGAGCAGCGATTAAGAACAACAGATATTGTAGGTCGCATGGGCGGCGAGGAATTTCTTGTCATCTTGCCCAACACCTCAGAGAAGCAAGCCTCCCAGATTGCGGAAAACCTTCGACAGATCGTCAATCAAGCAGCGTTTCTTAGCGAAGACGATACACCTTTCATTGTCGCCATCAGTGGTGGTGTATTGGAAATGTCAGAGGACATTGCGTCGGTGGAAGAATTATTAAGGCGATCTGATCGACTACTCTACGAGGCCAAAGAACGTGGTCGCAATATGGTTCTCGATGAGAAGACCGCCTCGAAAGAGTGGGTTTTCACAACACGTTAA
- a CDS encoding SDR family NAD(P)-dependent oxidoreductase — MGTAIYPGLAGKRVVITGGGSGIGAALVEAFAEQKADVHFLDICAEESQTLVDRLGSQVTFYHCDLTDLDALEATFKRIGAVDVLVNNAANDDRHTLGDITPTYWDERIAVNLRHVMFAMQAVAPGMKERGGGSVINLGSISWHLGQEHLAIYETAKAGIEGMTRAMAQELGGDNIRVNCVIPGNVKTPRQSRWYSPADEQKIVDEQKLKVRIHPHHVANMVTFLASDAAAACTAHNYWVDAGWL; from the coding sequence ATGGGTACAGCAATCTATCCCGGCCTTGCAGGTAAGCGTGTCGTGATCACGGGAGGAGGGTCCGGCATCGGTGCCGCCTTGGTCGAGGCTTTTGCTGAGCAAAAGGCTGACGTGCATTTTCTGGATATATGTGCAGAGGAATCACAAACCCTGGTCGACCGACTGGGCAGTCAGGTGACTTTTTATCATTGCGACCTTACCGATCTCGACGCGCTGGAGGCGACGTTCAAACGCATCGGTGCTGTCGATGTATTGGTCAACAATGCGGCCAATGATGACCGTCATACCTTGGGCGATATCACGCCGACCTACTGGGATGAGCGAATCGCCGTCAACCTGCGTCATGTCATGTTCGCCATGCAAGCTGTGGCGCCGGGCATGAAAGAGCGTGGCGGAGGTTCGGTGATTAATCTGGGTTCGATCAGTTGGCATCTCGGCCAGGAGCATCTGGCGATCTATGAAACGGCGAAGGCTGGCATTGAAGGCATGACCCGAGCCATGGCTCAGGAGTTGGGCGGCGACAACATTCGCGTCAACTGTGTCATTCCCGGCAACGTCAAGACGCCGCGTCAGTCTCGCTGGTACAGCCCTGCAGACGAGCAGAAGATCGTCGACGAACAGAAGCTCAAGGTCCGCATTCATCCGCATCACGTTGCCAATATGGTGACGTTCCTGGCTTCCGACGCAGCTGCCGCTTGCACCGCACACAATTACTGGGTCGATGCTGGCTGGCTGTAA
- the denD gene encoding D-erythronate dehydrogenase gives MHIAITGAAGFLGQRLVHQLLKRGELRQQPITRLTLIDQVEAPQPEAGNIAVTSMSLDITEPGALDSVFEQRPDVIYHLAAVVSSAAEADFDLGLRVNFDATRALLEACRKRELSDTRLIMASSVAAYGGDLPEVLDDMTALHPQNSYGAQKAMSELLVNDYSRRGLVDGLVLRLPTIVIRPGRPNAAASSFASSILREPLNGEEAICPVPVELPMFVMSPGKVVDALVHGAEVPGEALGSFRAFMLPGITITVAEMLEALRDAAGEKALSLVRHEPDPRIESIVASWPARFDTAKANQLGFVGDDNFKQIIDAFVSERA, from the coding sequence ATGCATATAGCCATTACTGGCGCGGCTGGTTTTCTCGGCCAGCGTTTAGTCCATCAACTGCTCAAGCGTGGTGAGCTTCGCCAGCAGCCCATCACACGGTTAACGCTGATTGACCAGGTAGAAGCGCCGCAACCTGAAGCAGGCAATATCGCGGTGACATCCATGTCGCTGGATATTACCGAGCCGGGCGCACTGGATAGCGTTTTTGAGCAACGCCCGGATGTTATCTATCACTTGGCAGCCGTTGTGAGTTCGGCGGCAGAAGCGGATTTTGACTTGGGGCTAAGGGTCAATTTCGATGCAACACGTGCGTTATTAGAAGCTTGTCGCAAGCGGGAACTGAGCGATACCCGCTTGATCATGGCCAGCTCGGTGGCGGCCTACGGCGGGGATTTGCCCGAGGTGCTGGATGACATGACGGCGCTCCACCCGCAAAACTCTTACGGTGCCCAGAAAGCCATGTCGGAGCTGTTGGTTAACGACTATAGCCGCCGAGGTTTGGTCGATGGCCTTGTGCTGCGCTTGCCCACGATTGTCATTCGACCCGGGCGGCCGAATGCGGCTGCTTCCAGCTTTGCTTCGAGTATTTTACGCGAACCATTGAATGGCGAGGAAGCGATCTGCCCTGTGCCGGTGGAACTGCCCATGTTTGTGATGTCACCGGGTAAGGTCGTCGATGCACTTGTCCATGGCGCGGAGGTGCCAGGTGAGGCGCTAGGCTCTTTTCGGGCGTTTATGTTGCCGGGCATTACCATCACGGTGGCAGAGATGCTGGAAGCACTGCGTGACGCAGCGGGAGAGAAAGCCCTTTCATTAGTACGCCATGAGCCCGATCCCCGCATCGAATCCATTGTGGCGAGTTGGCCTGCTCGCTTTGACACGGCAAAAGCCAACCAGCTTGGCTTTGTGGGCGATGATAATTTCAAACAGATCATTGATGCGTTCGTTTCTGAACGCGCTTGA
- a CDS encoding ROK family protein, which yields MTTSYQHQKAGDLNFLKRLNRSAILEMVRRVPGLTRADIATQAQLTKATVGSGVQSLLNQGWLKEGDLQKSSGGRPGRALHLNDDRHFLLGAEVGVHRLRLVACAPSGKILEAHHEPYVPTTPEATAALLAELLQQLMKSPAVSNRENLGIGVALPGPIATGEAVLRRAPNLGWHDVRFLDLLHPHLPEPRGVWLMDNEAKSAAFGELYFRTGKPPESLVYVSAGTGIGSGMAEGSHSPLLTRGVQGLAGEIGHTILQPGGLYCHCGNRGCAETLVSGWSIRASLGIDEKDDLIQALATRLQEPDVTRTLHRAGEALGMLLLNLHHTQNPAEIVLGGSLTQLGSTFLEPALTYFEANQHRLLGTTQRVPLRVVEDSTFVAARGAAAQVLARAIHGPAYPN from the coding sequence ATGACAACCAGTTATCAGCATCAGAAAGCAGGCGACCTAAACTTCCTCAAGCGCTTGAATCGCAGCGCGATTCTGGAAATGGTGCGCCGGGTTCCTGGCCTGACCCGCGCCGATATTGCCACTCAGGCGCAATTGACCAAGGCCACCGTAGGCTCAGGGGTCCAATCGTTGCTGAACCAAGGATGGCTGAAAGAGGGTGATTTGCAGAAAAGCAGTGGCGGCCGCCCAGGAAGAGCTCTCCACCTCAACGATGACCGCCATTTCCTACTGGGTGCTGAAGTAGGGGTTCACCGGCTACGACTTGTCGCTTGTGCCCCATCAGGCAAGATACTTGAAGCGCATCACGAACCTTACGTGCCCACTACGCCCGAAGCCACGGCCGCACTTCTTGCCGAATTGTTACAGCAATTAATGAAAAGCCCCGCGGTATCTAACCGTGAGAACCTCGGAATAGGTGTTGCGCTACCAGGCCCCATCGCCACGGGTGAGGCCGTGCTACGGCGAGCTCCCAACCTAGGCTGGCACGATGTGCGATTTCTGGATTTGTTGCATCCCCACCTCCCCGAGCCGAGGGGCGTCTGGCTGATGGACAATGAAGCCAAATCAGCGGCCTTCGGTGAGCTTTACTTCCGCACCGGCAAGCCTCCTGAATCGCTTGTGTACGTCAGCGCTGGCACGGGGATAGGCAGCGGCATGGCCGAAGGCAGTCATTCACCGTTGCTCACTCGTGGTGTACAGGGCCTGGCCGGCGAAATTGGCCATACCATCCTGCAGCCGGGCGGGCTCTACTGCCATTGCGGCAACCGTGGTTGCGCTGAAACCCTTGTCAGCGGCTGGTCCATCCGCGCCAGCTTAGGCATTGATGAGAAAGATGACCTGATTCAGGCATTGGCGACACGCTTACAGGAGCCAGACGTAACACGCACATTACACCGAGCCGGTGAAGCGCTGGGCATGCTGCTGCTGAACCTTCACCACACTCAGAACCCTGCCGAGATTGTACTGGGAGGCTCACTTACCCAACTTGGCAGCACCTTCCTTGAGCCCGCATTGACATATTTTGAAGCCAATCAGCACCGTTTATTGGGCACAACGCAGCGTGTGCCGTTGCGCGTTGTTGAGGACAGCACTTTCGTGGCAGCACGTGGAGCTGCCGCACAGGTCCTGGCCAGAGCCATACACGGTCCAGCTTACCCGAACTAA
- the otnK gene encoding 3-oxo-tetronate kinase, translating to MGMESNIVLGAIADDFTGATDLANNLVRGGMRCLQVIGVPQEDIDLTHIDAVVVALKSRSCPVDEAVADSLAALEWLRQQGARQLFFKYCSTFDSTDQGNIGPVADALLDALGASQTVMVPAFPINGRTVYQGHLFVGDRLLNDSGMQDHPLNPMQDADLVRVLSRQTPHAVGLANHALLAQGADATRRHLSALADNDVRHVICDSLDEKDLDVLAEATVLMPLVTGGSGLGQALPAQYRVHGWLDAIAEPGRLSPASGSGLVLSGSCSRATLAQVDDFLAKYPDGGFALDPLALADGGQQEEALAFARQRLSQEAPILIYASAAPEKVNAAQQALGVARAGALVEEALSQLAVTLVKEGVGRLLVAGGETSGAVVSALGITALYIGEQIDPGVPWTQAPLSGREAPLSMALKSGNFGGVDFFTRAFEVLA from the coding sequence ATGGGGATGGAATCGAACATCGTGTTGGGCGCTATTGCTGATGACTTTACTGGGGCTACTGATCTTGCCAATAACCTGGTGCGCGGCGGTATGCGCTGCCTGCAGGTTATCGGTGTGCCGCAGGAGGACATTGACCTTACCCATATCGATGCGGTGGTTGTGGCGCTGAAATCTCGTTCTTGCCCGGTGGATGAGGCCGTCGCTGATTCCCTTGCGGCGCTGGAGTGGCTTCGCCAGCAGGGCGCTCGTCAGCTGTTCTTTAAGTACTGCTCCACGTTTGATTCCACCGACCAGGGTAATATCGGGCCGGTAGCGGATGCGTTGCTAGACGCTTTAGGCGCTTCTCAAACAGTGATGGTGCCCGCTTTCCCGATTAACGGCCGCACGGTCTATCAGGGCCATCTGTTTGTGGGCGACCGTTTGCTCAACGACAGCGGCATGCAGGACCATCCCTTGAACCCCATGCAGGATGCGGACCTGGTGCGGGTACTCTCCCGGCAAACACCGCACGCAGTGGGCTTAGCCAACCACGCGTTGCTCGCCCAGGGCGCTGACGCAACGCGTAGGCATTTATCTGCACTCGCAGACAACGATGTGCGTCACGTGATTTGTGATTCCTTGGACGAAAAGGATCTGGACGTCCTCGCGGAAGCGACCGTTTTGATGCCCTTGGTCACTGGTGGCTCTGGTCTGGGGCAGGCGCTGCCTGCCCAGTACCGAGTCCATGGTTGGCTGGATGCCATCGCTGAGCCAGGGCGTTTATCCCCCGCTTCTGGAAGTGGGTTGGTGCTTTCCGGCAGCTGTTCCCGCGCCACGCTCGCCCAGGTGGACGATTTCCTGGCCAAGTACCCTGATGGTGGCTTTGCGCTTGATCCGTTGGCGTTGGCAGATGGCGGGCAGCAGGAAGAGGCGTTGGCCTTTGCTCGGCAACGGTTGTCTCAAGAGGCGCCGATATTGATCTACGCCTCGGCTGCGCCTGAAAAGGTGAACGCCGCGCAGCAGGCGCTAGGGGTTGCACGTGCTGGCGCTTTGGTGGAAGAGGCGCTCAGCCAACTGGCGGTCACGCTGGTCAAAGAGGGTGTTGGCCGATTGCTGGTGGCCGGGGGCGAAACGTCAGGGGCTGTTGTCTCGGCATTGGGAATTACCGCCTTGTATATTGGCGAGCAAATCGACCCCGGCGTGCCCTGGACCCAGGCCCCACTATCCGGGCGCGAGGCACCGCTTTCCATGGCCCTGAAATCCGGGAACTTTGGCGGCGTCGACTTCTTCACGCGAGCGTTTGAGGTGCTGGCATGA
- the otnI gene encoding 2-oxo-tetronate isomerase has protein sequence MIRLAANLSMLFNEHDFLDRFAAAKTAGFKGVEYLFPYAFPPEELRQALQETQLEQVLFNLPPGDWEAGERGLASLPGRESEFRYSVVEALRYAEALNCPRVHAMAGLLPEGADADTQAEHHATYVRNLRFAASEAAKVGREVLIEPINTRDMPGFFLSRQAQAMAVINEVGAENLKLQFDLYHCQIMDGDLIRHLERQFSAIGHIQVAGVPERHEPDVGEVYYPAIFERLGALGYRGWIGCEYRPHSETRAGLGWGEPWGLISH, from the coding sequence ATGATTCGACTAGCCGCCAACCTTAGCATGCTATTTAACGAGCATGATTTTCTTGACCGCTTTGCTGCCGCTAAGACCGCGGGCTTTAAAGGCGTTGAATACCTGTTTCCCTATGCATTTCCCCCTGAAGAGCTGCGCCAGGCATTGCAAGAAACGCAGTTGGAGCAGGTGCTGTTTAATCTGCCGCCGGGCGATTGGGAAGCCGGTGAGCGAGGGTTGGCCAGTCTGCCCGGTCGCGAGTCGGAGTTTCGTTACTCGGTGGTTGAAGCACTACGTTATGCCGAGGCCCTCAACTGCCCGCGAGTCCATGCCATGGCTGGTTTGCTTCCTGAGGGTGCCGATGCCGACACCCAAGCTGAGCATCATGCTACCTACGTTCGCAACCTACGCTTTGCAGCGAGTGAGGCGGCAAAAGTGGGGCGAGAGGTGCTCATCGAGCCAATCAATACTCGCGATATGCCAGGCTTTTTTCTATCTCGCCAGGCCCAGGCCATGGCCGTCATAAACGAGGTAGGCGCGGAAAATCTAAAGCTCCAGTTCGATCTTTATCACTGCCAAATCATGGATGGCGACTTGATTCGCCACCTGGAACGACAGTTCAGCGCCATCGGCCATATTCAAGTTGCAGGCGTGCCCGAGCGCCACGAGCCGGATGTAGGTGAAGTCTACTATCCCGCTATTTTTGAACGCTTGGGTGCATTGGGTTATCGCGGCTGGATTGGCTGTGAATATCGACCCCACTCCGAGACGCGCGCAGGTTTGGGCTGGGGCGAACCCTGGGGGCTGATCAGTCACTGA
- the ltnD gene encoding L-threonate dehydrogenase, whose protein sequence is MNQQDKQSLQVGIIGLGAMGMGTASTLLQQGFNVTGCDISAGARDAFAAAGGQSVATPAELAHCHIVLVVVVNGSQVDQVLFGEQGVVSHLTPGSLIIQCATVPPSQAEQLGERLAAAGLMLLDAPISGGAAKAKSGELSVMASGAEEAFTYGQAVLDAMAAKVYRLGDAPGVGSSMKLVNQLLAGVHIATAAEAMALGIRMGLDPDVIYEVITNSAGNSWMFENRVPHILNGDYTPLSAVDIFVKDLNIVHQTGRELSLSTPVAASALQQFTAASSAGFGRDDDSSVIKVYQRLSGIALPEAANDKQGG, encoded by the coding sequence GTGAATCAACAAGACAAACAATCACTTCAAGTCGGCATTATTGGCCTGGGTGCCATGGGGATGGGCACTGCCTCTACCTTACTCCAGCAGGGCTTTAACGTGACCGGGTGTGATATTTCCGCCGGGGCGCGCGATGCTTTTGCGGCTGCAGGGGGGCAGAGCGTGGCAACCCCAGCAGAACTTGCTCACTGCCATATTGTGTTGGTGGTTGTCGTTAACGGGTCGCAAGTTGATCAAGTGTTGTTCGGTGAACAGGGTGTGGTGAGCCACCTGACCCCGGGCAGCCTGATCATTCAGTGTGCGACAGTGCCGCCCAGCCAAGCAGAACAGCTTGGTGAGCGTTTGGCAGCAGCAGGATTGATGCTGCTCGATGCGCCAATTAGCGGCGGTGCGGCGAAAGCCAAAAGCGGCGAGCTATCCGTCATGGCGTCTGGGGCTGAGGAGGCATTTACCTACGGTCAAGCGGTGCTGGATGCCATGGCCGCTAAGGTCTACCGCCTTGGCGATGCGCCCGGTGTTGGTTCCAGCATGAAGTTGGTCAATCAACTATTGGCAGGTGTGCATATTGCCACCGCCGCTGAAGCGATGGCGCTGGGCATTCGTATGGGGCTCGACCCAGACGTTATCTATGAGGTGATTACCAACTCGGCAGGCAATTCCTGGATGTTTGAAAACCGGGTGCCACATATTCTGAATGGTGACTACACGCCGCTTTCGGCCGTGGATATCTTCGTTAAAGATCTCAATATCGTGCATCAGACCGGGCGCGAACTATCGCTATCAACACCGGTAGCCGCCAGTGCTTTGCAGCAATTTACCGCCGCTAGCAGTGCGGGTTTTGGTCGCGACGATGATTCGTCGGTGATTAAAGTTTATCAGCGCCTATCGGGTATTGCGTTGCCAGAAGCCGCCAATGACAAACAGGGGGGCTGA
- the otnC gene encoding 3-oxo-tetronate 4-phosphate decarboxylase, with protein MSIHDQNSLRDQISILGKSLFDRGLTMGSSGNISVRLDDGGWLMTPTNACLGRLDPARISHLDDKGQLLGGDKPTKEQFLHMAMYAERPQSGAIVHLHSTHSVAVSCLPEIDHCDCIPPLTAYYVMRVGKLPLVPYHMPGDPKLGDAVRGLAGKHSAVLLANHGPVVAGKNLDAAVYATEELEETAKLYLLLRGENPRGLSPEQVAELEAKFPRD; from the coding sequence ATGAGTATCCATGACCAGAACAGCCTGCGGGATCAGATCAGCATCTTGGGCAAGTCACTGTTTGATCGCGGCCTGACGATGGGGTCTAGCGGTAATATCAGTGTCCGTTTGGATGACGGCGGCTGGCTGATGACACCGACCAATGCCTGTTTAGGTCGCCTGGACCCGGCGCGCATTTCCCACTTGGATGACAAAGGCCAATTGCTGGGTGGCGATAAGCCCACCAAAGAACAGTTTCTTCACATGGCGATGTATGCGGAGAGGCCACAGTCAGGGGCGATTGTGCATCTTCACTCCACCCACTCGGTCGCCGTTTCGTGCCTGCCGGAAATAGACCATTGCGATTGTATTCCACCGCTCACTGCCTATTACGTGATGCGGGTCGGTAAATTGCCTCTCGTCCCTTATCACATGCCGGGGGACCCGAAGCTTGGTGATGCGGTTCGTGGCTTAGCGGGTAAGCACAGCGCGGTGCTTCTGGCCAACCATGGGCCGGTTGTGGCGGGGAAAAACCTTGATGCCGCTGTGTATGCCACCGAAGAGCTGGAAGAGACGGCCAAGCTCTACCTGCTGTTACGCGGCGAGAACCCCCGGGGGCTATCGCCGGAGCAGGTGGCTGAACTGGAAGCTAAATTCCCGCGGGATTAA
- a CDS encoding sugar porter family MFS transporter, whose protein sequence is MTNDMTRRRSLYVFAISCVAAIGGFLFGFDSGVINGTVDGLQSAFNSESVGTGFNVASMLLGCAVGAFFAGRLADHFGRRTLLIVAAVFFLVSAWGSGIAGSSMEFVIYRILGGLAVGAASVMAPAYISEVAPAAYRGRLATIQQVAIILGLFVAFLSNYLLANMAGSSVSELWLGFATWRWMFWIELLPAAIFLIALMFIPESPRFLMTAGKEDKTRRVLSKLLSDDEVNTKVSEIKESLADDHQPSLRDVINKQTGKVHGIVWVGIGLAVFQQLVGINVVFYYGAVLWQSVGFSENDALLINVISGAVSLGALVIAIALVDRIGRKPLLWVGSAGMAVTLIAMAYAFSTASMVDGSLSLSDNMGVIALLAANAYVLFFNVSWGPIMWVMLGEMFPNQMRGSGLAISGLFQWVSNFAITMSFPIMLAAIGLAGAYSIYAFFAVVSIFFVIKLVKETKGKELEEMSYE, encoded by the coding sequence ATGACGAATGATATGACTCGCAGGCGAAGCCTGTATGTATTTGCTATTTCCTGTGTTGCCGCCATTGGTGGTTTTTTATTCGGTTTCGACAGTGGGGTGATCAACGGCACTGTCGATGGCCTTCAAAGTGCCTTCAACTCTGAAAGTGTGGGTACCGGCTTTAATGTTGCTTCGATGCTGCTGGGCTGTGCCGTGGGTGCTTTTTTTGCCGGTCGACTGGCGGATCACTTCGGTCGACGTACGCTGTTGATAGTCGCCGCTGTGTTCTTTTTGGTCAGTGCCTGGGGATCGGGGATTGCCGGAAGCTCCATGGAATTTGTGATTTATCGCATTTTGGGGGGCCTGGCCGTCGGTGCCGCCAGCGTGATGGCGCCTGCCTATATCAGTGAGGTGGCGCCAGCGGCCTATCGCGGACGCTTGGCTACCATCCAGCAGGTGGCCATCATCTTGGGGCTATTCGTTGCCTTCCTTAGCAACTATCTGCTGGCCAATATGGCGGGTTCATCGGTCTCGGAGCTGTGGTTGGGCTTCGCTACATGGCGTTGGATGTTCTGGATCGAACTTTTACCAGCCGCTATCTTTCTGATCGCGCTTATGTTTATTCCGGAAAGTCCTCGTTTCCTGATGACCGCAGGCAAGGAAGACAAGACTCGGCGTGTATTAAGCAAGCTGCTGTCCGATGACGAGGTCAACACCAAGGTATCCGAGATCAAGGAATCCTTGGCTGACGATCATCAGCCAAGCCTGCGTGATGTCATCAACAAGCAGACGGGCAAGGTTCATGGCATCGTCTGGGTCGGCATCGGGTTGGCGGTGTTTCAGCAGCTTGTTGGGATTAATGTGGTCTTCTACTACGGCGCTGTCTTGTGGCAATCCGTTGGTTTTTCCGAAAACGATGCTCTGCTGATCAACGTCATTTCGGGCGCAGTCAGTCTTGGTGCCTTGGTGATTGCTATCGCATTGGTTGATCGTATTGGACGTAAGCCGTTGCTATGGGTTGGGTCGGCAGGTATGGCTGTCACGCTGATTGCCATGGCCTATGCCTTTTCTACCGCCAGCATGGTCGATGGATCTTTGAGTCTATCTGACAATATGGGGGTGATAGCACTTCTGGCGGCAAATGCCTATGTCCTCTTCTTCAATGTGTCTTGGGGACCGATCATGTGGGTCATGCTTGGTGAGATGTTCCCGAACCAGATGCGTGGTTCCGGGCTTGCCATTTCGGGCCTATTCCAGTGGGTCTCAAACTTTGCCATTACCATGAGCTTCCCGATCATGCTCGCCGCCATCGGTTTGGCAGGCGCCTATAGTATCTATGCCTTCTTTGCGGTGGTATCGATCTTCTTCGTGATAAAACTTGTCAAGGAAACCAAAGGCAAGGAACTGGAAGAAATGTCTTACGAGTGA